A single region of the Vicia villosa cultivar HV-30 ecotype Madison, WI linkage group LG4, Vvil1.0, whole genome shotgun sequence genome encodes:
- the LOC131598347 gene encoding transcriptional corepressor SEUSS-like, giving the protein MLETQISQVAQTTSAQVVPGGQFLGQTQPNPKGQANSITLISGTAYEGPKNRNLSTPEKPKEDAAPKDQVEEPEKPEKQSKPEVGNHTQQPYKPPLPFPQRLKNTKTENQSMRGMAPVKMEPQHSDQPLLHQQQQQQQQQQQQQQLLHMSRQTSQATAAQMNLLQQQRLMQYQQHQQQQLLKSMPQQQQLLKSMPQQQRSQLPQQFQQQNMPIRSPVKPTYESGMCARRLTHYMYQQQHRPEDNNIDFWRKFVAEYFAPNAKKKWCVSMYGSGRETERVISFTTDAAALTRHRSESNPIIVPVPTESPICDGTAQPDAVFFILLFRAEVSQLGAVAQKYQACTQNAAPNLSIPELQNNCNLFVASARQLAKALEVPLVNDLGYTKRYVRCLQISEVVNSMKDLIDYSRETGTGPMDSLSKFPRRTSNSSALHSQAQQSEDQLQQQQQHMASHNSNGDQNSVQAAAMQIPSNNGVASVNNNVNSASASTTTSTIVGLLHQNSMNARQQNSMKNASSPYGGNSSHVPSPGSCNNTVPQGQPNSSPFHSPTPSSSNNPQNSHPGIPSANHMGAASSPANISLQQQQTSISGEADPSNDAQNSVQKIIHEMMMSSQMNGTGGMVGANSLGNDMKNVNGILPGSTNTGLNGGNVMMGNGGVNNNPGVGVGGYGTMGLGPSGLPNGMRPGMGNNSVMNGRVGMSSITREQAMNHQQDLSSQLLSGFQFD; this is encoded by the exons ATGCTTGAGACCCAGATTTCCCAAGTGGCACAAACCACCTCTGCACAAGTTGTACCTGGAGGACAATTCCTtggacaaactcaacccaatcccAAAGGCCAAGCAAATTCTATCACCTTAATAAGTGGAACCGCTTATGAAGGGCCTAAAAATCGTAACCTAAGCACACCAGAAAAACCCAAGGAAGATGCTGCACCCAAAGACCAGGTAGAGGAACCAGAGAAACCTGAAAAGCAATCAAAACCAGAAGTAGGGAATCACACACAACAACCTTACAAACCACCTCTTCCGTTCCCACAAAGGTTGAAAAACACCAAAACAGAAAACCAATCAATGAGAGGTATGGCACCTGTTAAAATGGAGCCCCAGCATAGTGATCAACCACTTTTGCATCAAcagcaacaacagcaacaacaacagcagCAGCAGCAACAACTCCTCCATATGTCAAGGCAAACTTCTCAAGCTACTGCTGCACAGATGAATCTTTTACAACAACAGAGACTAATGCAATATCAACAACATCAGCAGCAGCAACTCTTAAAGTCAATGCCTCAGCAGCAGCAACTCTTAAAGTCAATGCCTCAGCAGCAACGATCCCAGCTACCCCAACAGTTTCAACAGCAGAATATGCCTATAAGGTCTCCTGTGAAACCAACATATGAATCTGGGATGTGTGCCAGGCGGCTGACACATTACATGTATCAGCAACAACATAGACCCGAA GATAACAACATTGATTTCTGGAGGAAATTTGTCGCCGAGTACTTTGCTCCTAATGCCAAAAAGAAGTGGTGCGTTTCCATGTATGGAAGTGGCAGAGAAACAGAACG GGTAATATCATTTACGACTGACGCGGCCGCTTTGACGCGGCATCGTTCTGAATCCAATCCCATTATTGTGCCCGTTCCAACCGAGTCACCCATATGTGATGGAACTGCACAGCCTGATGCAGTTTTCTTTATTTTGCTTTTCCGTGCAGAG GTTAGTCAGCTTGGAGCAGTTGCTCAAAAATATCAGGCATGCACACAAAATGCAGCACCCAATCTGTCCATTCCAGAGTTGCAAAATAATTGCAATTT GTTTGTTGCATCAGCCCGTCAGCTGGCAAAAGCCTTAGAAGTTCCATTGGTTAATGATTTAGGATACACAAAGAGATATGTGCGGTGCCTACAA ATATCAGAAGTGGTAAATAGTATGAAAGACTTGATAGATTATAGCAGAGAAACAGGAACTGGACCTATGG ACAGCTTGTCCAAATTCCCTCGGAGAACAAGTAATTCATCTGCACTTCATAGTCAGGCGCAACAGTCTGAAGATCAATTACAGCAGCAACAACAGCATATGGCGTCCCATAACTCAAATGGTGATCAGAACTCTGTGCAAGCTGCTGCCATGCAAATTCCTTCCAACAATGGTGTGGCAAGTGTAAATAACAATGTCAATTCAGCATCTGCTTCGACTACCACAAGCACCATTGTTGGACTTCTCCATCAGAACTCTATGAATGCTAGGCAGCAAAATTCAATGAAAAATGCAAGCAGTCCATATGGAGGTAATTCTTCCCATGTTCCATCCCCAGGTTCATGCAATAACACAGTGCCACAAGGGCAACCAAACTCGTCCCCTTTTCATTCACCGACACCGTCCTCATCTAACAATCCTCAAAATTCTCATCCGGGTATACCATCTGCAAATCACATGGGTGCAGCAAGCTCACCAGCTAATATTTCcttgcaacaacaacaaacatctaTTTCCGGTGAAGCCGACCCAAGTAACGATGCTCAGAACTCGGTCCAGAAAATCATTCATGAGATGATGATGTCCTCTCAGATGAACGGAACAGGTGGAATGGTAGGTGCTAATTCTCTTGGAAATGACATGAAGAATGTAAATGGTATCCTACCAGGGAGTACTAATACTGGCCTAAACGGTGGCAATGTCATGATGGGTAATGGAGGCGTGAACAATAATCCTGGTGTTGGGGTTGGTGGTTATGGCACAATGGGTCTTGGTCCATCTGGTTTACCCAATGGAATGAGGCCAGGAATGGGAAATAATTCAGTCATGAATGGAAGAGTAGGAATGTCATCGATAACTCGGGAACAGGCTATGAATCATCAACAGGATTTGTCAAGTCAACTGCTTAGTGGGTTTCAATTTGATTAG